The following are encoded together in the Serratia odorifera genome:
- a CDS encoding YchJ family protein — protein MSELCPCGSGLEYNACCEPYINGVQTPATPGLLMRSRFSAYVKQHVDYLIASWHPDCHANEWRKAIVDSFQDTQWLGLTVIEEKAGIGPDEGFVEFIARFVDGASGDVKAMHERSRFLRLDQRWYYIDGVKPQPGRNAVCPCGSGKKYKKCCGQ, from the coding sequence TTGTCTGAATTATGCCCTTGCGGCAGCGGGCTGGAGTATAACGCATGCTGCGAACCGTATATCAACGGTGTCCAAACGCCCGCCACGCCAGGCCTGCTGATGCGTTCCCGCTTCAGCGCCTATGTTAAACAGCATGTGGATTATCTGATCGCCAGCTGGCATCCGGATTGCCACGCCAACGAGTGGCGCAAAGCGATTGTCGACAGCTTTCAAGATACCCAATGGCTGGGTTTAACGGTCATTGAAGAAAAAGCCGGCATCGGGCCTGACGAAGGCTTCGTTGAGTTTATCGCCCGCTTTGTCGATGGCGCCAGTGGCGACGTCAAGGCGATGCATGAACGTTCACGCTTTCTTCGCCTTGACCAACGCTGGTATTATATTGACGGAGTCAAGCCACAGCCGGGCAGAAACGCGGTTTGCCCCTGCGGCTCAGGCAAAAAATATAAAAAATGCTGCGGGCAATAA
- the purU gene encoding formyltetrahydrofolate deformylase produces MPHQNVQRKVLRTICPDAKGLIAKITNICYKHQLNIVQNNEFVDHRTGRFFMRTELEGIFNDTTLLADLDGALPEGSVRELHSAGRRRIVVLVTKEAHCLGDLLMKSAYGGLDVEIAAVIGNHDTLKTLVERFDIPFHLVSHEGLTREQHDQQLIAQIDQYQPDYVVLAKYMRVLTPAFVQHYPNQVINIHHSFLPAFIGARPYHQAYERGVKIIGATAHYVNDSLDEGPIIMQDVIHVDHTYSADDMMRAGRDVEKNVLSRALYRVLAQRVFVYGNRTVIL; encoded by the coding sequence ATGCCACATCAAAATGTACAACGAAAAGTATTACGCACTATCTGCCCTGACGCCAAAGGGCTGATCGCCAAAATCACCAACATTTGCTACAAACATCAACTTAATATTGTGCAGAACAATGAATTTGTCGATCACCGTACCGGGCGCTTCTTTATGCGCACCGAACTGGAAGGCATTTTCAACGATACCACCCTGTTGGCCGATCTGGATGGCGCACTGCCAGAGGGTTCAGTGCGCGAACTGCACAGCGCCGGGCGACGCCGCATTGTGGTTCTGGTGACCAAAGAAGCCCATTGCCTGGGTGACTTATTGATGAAAAGCGCCTACGGCGGCCTGGATGTAGAAATTGCCGCGGTAATTGGCAACCACGACACGTTGAAAACGCTGGTTGAACGCTTCGATATTCCATTCCACCTGGTGAGTCATGAAGGCCTGACGCGCGAACAGCACGATCAGCAGTTGATTGCGCAAATCGATCAGTATCAACCGGACTACGTCGTGCTGGCCAAATATATGCGGGTACTGACGCCGGCGTTTGTTCAGCACTATCCGAACCAGGTGATTAATATTCACCATTCATTCCTGCCGGCCTTTATTGGTGCGCGGCCCTATCATCAGGCCTACGAGCGCGGGGTGAAGATCATCGGCGCGACCGCGCACTACGTTAATGACAGCCTGGATGAAGGGCCAATCATCATGCAGGACGTGATCCACGTTGATCATACCTATTCCGCTGACGATATGATGCGCGCCGGCCGTGACGTCGAGAAGAATGTGCTCAGCCGCGCGTTGTATCGCGTACTGGCGCAGCGGGTATTTGTCTACGGCAACCGCACCGTGATCCTGTAA